GATTTGCTAACCAACAACTTAGATACCGGGTTATCTCTTGCTTGGAATGACTATCGTCTCTTGATCTCTTTAAAATATGCATACAACTGTGAAGCACTCCATTTGGCTGCTGGCGCTAGTGCTGCCTTCTGCGCAACTGACCGCCCAAAAGAAAGCCGACCGTAAAACTCTGGGAAACCTACAGACCCACATTAGCTACCTGGCCAGCGACAAATTGGAAGGACGCCTCACGGGCAGTCCCGGTGAACAATTGGCAGCTAGCTACATTTCAGCACAAATGAAACAAGCCGGCCTGACTCCCAAAGGAGACAATGGCTACCTCCAGACCTTCCCTGTCAATGAAGGCAAAACCATCGGTCCTTCCAGCTCCCTGACAATCAATAACAACGCGCTCACCCCTGTTGAACAGTACATTCCATTGCCTTTCAGCGCCCAAAAGAGTGCAAAAGGCGATGTAATGCCAGCGGTAAATGAACCGGATAATATCTGGTTGCTCAATGTAAAAGACATTGAATCAGACCCACATACTGATCCCCTGGAAATCTACCACCAGGCAGCTGCAGAAGCAGCAAAAGCCGGAGCAACCGGGGTTGTTTTCTACAATGGCCCTGAAGCTGCTGCCGATGTACTTAAATGGTTGTCTAAAGAAACCACTCCGCTCACCATTCCGGTGATGTGGGTGACAGACGGTATCAGCAAAACCATGGAGCATGCTGAAGAAGTTCAGGTGAGTATGAATGTGGTCTTTGGCGCCAGTAAACGCACCGGCACCAATGTAATTGGTTTTTTGGACAATAAAGCACCTGCTACTATCATTATAGGTGCTCACTTTGACCACCTTGGCAAAGGAGAGGACCATAACTCCCTGACCCCCAATGATAAATCTATTCACAATGGCGCCGATGACAATGCCAGTGGTACAGCAGCGCTGATTGAACTGGCCCGCTTACTGAAAGGTGCGCATTTCAATAAATACAACTTCCTGTTCACCGCCTTCTCCGGGGAAGAACTAGGACTCTTTGGTTCCAAATATCTCGCAGATCATCCCCCTGTGCAGCTGGAATCGGTGGATTATATGATCAATATGGATATGATAGGCCGCCTGGATACATCCAAAGGTCTGCAGGTAGGAGGGGTAGGCACTTCTCCCGTATGGCCGGAGGTCCTGAAAGGAGTGGCGCCGGCAGGCCTAAAACTGACTTTCGATTCTTCAGGGACAGGACCTTCCGATCATACTTCTTTTTATCTGAAAAATATACCGGTGCTGTTTTTCTTCACCGGCTCCCATGCTGATTATCACAAACCTTCTGACGATGCGGACAGGATAAATTATAATGGTGAAGTAGTGGTGCTGAAGATGGTATATGATATCGTGGAAAAAACGAATGGCATGACCAAACTGGCATTTACCAAAACGAAGGATAAGCAGATGGGTACCAGTGCCCGCTTCTCTGTTACACTGGGTATTATGCCCGATTATACCTGGCAAAAGAATGGCGTACATGTAGATGCGGTCACAGAGGGAAAAACCGCATACAAAGCGGGTTTAGCTGTGAATGACATCATTATTAAGCTGGGTAACCATACTGTCGCCAACCTCGAAGATTACATGCAGGCCCTCGCCAGCTTCAAAAAAGGCGACAAGACAACTGTATGGGTAAAAAGAGGTGCACAGGAAAAGAAATTCGATATCCAATTCTAAACAGACCACAGAAGACGCATACGCACGCACAAAAAACGCTTTTGCCATACGGCAAAAGCGTTTTTTGTGCTATTTTTTCTAAATCCGGTATCTTGCAGCTTCAATATCGTGATATGAAGCCTGTTTTGTTGATATTTACGGTAGCCACCATCTTCTTTTCGTGTAATCAGTCGCGTAACGATAACCGGGATGCCTCAGCTTACGACGTCGTGACCGAGAAAAGCTATGTGCTACGCAATGCCCAACCAGTGAGTAGTGACTCCCTTACCAATATCGTCTTACTGCGTCAGGAAGAAATGGCCCGCATACTGGAAAGACATGGGTTCAAAAAACACCTCGTCACCAAAGACAGCCTCCTCTTCCGCCGTGCAAACGGATTGGAAGTTATGCTCGAACTACCGGCGCCTGAAGATGCCTGGCAGTCAAATACGATCATCGCATTTGACCCGCAGAAAAGCCCGCTGTTCATCAACCTGAAAAAAGATAGCACGCAGGTGACCAATTATATTAAATAACCCTCTTACATCATTTGGGACCTAGACAAGACATACGCCTTTGTGTTGATGCAGTTGTATTTGGTTACACTGCCAAAGGAAGCATTTCCGTATTGCTGATCAAGCGGACAATAGACCCTTTTATTCACGACTGGGCACTACCCGGTGGCTTCGTGCTGAATGGCGAAACACTGGAAGACGCCGTAACACGCGAACTGCTCACCGAAGCCGGTGTGCATATCAACTACCTGGAACAGCTGTATACCTTCGGCAGACCAGAACGCGATCCCCGTGGCAGGATTATTTCCATCGCCTTCTTCGGACTCGTCAATCCTACTAACTTCAAGCTGGCGGCCAGCTCAGATGCTGAAGATGCCCGCTGGTTCGATATAAAACATTTACCCGCATTGGCGTTTGACCACGGCGAAATCGTATCTACCGCTGTCAAAAGATTGCGTAACAAAATCCGGTACGAACCTATCGGCTTCGAATTGCTGGATAAGAAGTTTCCTATTTCTGACCTGGAAAAACTATATGAAACTGTTCTGGACCGCCCCATAGACAGACGTAACTTCCAGAAGAAAATGAATCACTTTGGGATATTAATGGAACATAATGAAAAACTAAAACATCCCTCCGCAGGCAGACCCGCCAAGTTGTACAGTTTCAATGAAGAACGGTATTTTCAATTGAAGCAGGAAGGAATTATGTTCGAAATCTAATGGATCATAAATGACATTCTTTATATCCCCCTACCTGTAAAAAAGGAGGGGGATTTTTTTATCATTGATAATCAATACGTAAACTATATTTGTGTACATTTCACCAAAAATATTTTGCGTATATAAAAGAACCCTTTTATATTTGTGTAGAAGTTACACAAAACACTGGTATATGACAACGCTAAAACCGACAGGAGTAATCATCGCCCGCTTTCAGACACCCAGCCTTCACGAAGGTCACCTGGAACTGATCCGGCAGGTAAAGCAAAAGCATAACCGCCTTATCATCGTACTCGGCGTAAGCCCGGTGAAAGGTAGCCGCAAGCATCCGCTGGATTATTATACCAGGGAAAGAATGATCAAACAACTCTTCTCCGATATTATCATCCTCCCGCTGAGCGATCAGGCCGATGATAAAGTATGGTCATCCAAACTGGATGAATTGCTTTCGACTAACTTCCCCCACGAATCATTCGTGCTGTACGGCAGCCGGGATAGTTTCATCCCTTACTACGGTGGCCGATATCCAACCAATGACCTGCCTCCTGTAAAGGACTACAATGCTACCGCCCTGCGCGAAGCAGTGTCTGACAAAGTGTTTGATACTGAAGAATTCAGAGCCGGCATTATCTACAATACATACAATCAGTTTCCGAAAGTATATCCAACCGTAGATATCGCCGTATTCAGACACAATCGCACAGAATTGTTACTGGGTCGCAAACCTGCCGAACATGCCTGGCGCCTGCCCGGTGGTTTCACAGATCCTGAAGATCAAAACTTTGATGCCGCCGCCCGCCGCGAATTGCAGGAAGAATGTGGTCAACTGGAAACCAGCCCTATGCAATACGAACTCTCCATGCAGATGGACGACTGGCGCTACCGCTCCGAAGTAGACAAGATCATTACGACCTTATTCAGTACTGACCTGATATTCGGAGAACCCATTGCTGCAGACGATATCGCCGCCCTGCGCTGGGTACCGGTTAACAAGCTCAGTGAAATGATCGCTAACGGTGACATCCAACCTGTACACATCCCATTACTGGAAAAACTTGCTGATAAATATTCTGCTAACGCCTAAATCAAAGAATCATGACAAAGGAAAACCTCATACTCTTAGCCGACGCCTATAAATACTCTCACCACAAACTGTACATACCCGGTACTGAATATATCTACTCCTACCTTGAAAGCCGGGGCGGCAAGTTCAACGAAACTGTATTCTACGGTCTCCAATACCTGCTCATGGAATACCTGCAAGGCGTAGTGATCACCAAAGAAAAAATTGACGAAGCAGAAATTGAATTGAATGAAGTATTTGGTCGCAACGATATATTCGATCGCACCAAATTTGAATATATCATCGAGCAACATGGCGGTCGCCTGCCAATAAGAATCAAAGCCGTTCCGGAAGGTACCGTCACCGCTACACACAATGTACTGATGACTATCGAAAACACCGATCCAAATTGCTTCTGGCTCACCAACTTCCTCGAAACACTGCTTATGCAGGTGTGGTACCCAAGTACCGTTGCTACCATGAGTCGTGAAATCAAAAAAGTCGTAAAGAAATATTACGATGAAACCGCCAGCCCCGCATCTTTCGCAGGTATCGACTTCGTGCTGAATGACTTCGGCTTCCGTGGCGCCAGCTCTGTAGAAAGCGCAGGATGGGGTGGTAGTGCACACCTGATCAACTTTGCAGGTAGCGATACCATCATCGGTTCTACATTTGCCAAAAGATATTACAAAGCACCTACCGCTCCCGGCCTCTCTATTCCTGCTACAGAACACTCTATCATGACCTTGTTAGGTGAACCGGGAGAAAAGGAGATCTTCAAACATGTTCTGGATAGTTTCCCAATCGGCACTATTGCCTGCGTATCTGATTCTTACAACATTATCAGAGCCTGTGAAGAATACTGGGGCACTGAATTGAAAGAACAGATCCTGCAAAGAGAAGGTACATTGGTGATCCGCCCTGATAGCGGCGATGCTGTTGCAACCCTGTTGAAAGTATTCGAAGTACTCACCGAAAAATTCGGCTATACGATCAATGAAAAAGGTTACAAAGTATTGCCTCCGCAGGTACGTGTCATCCAGGGTGATGGCATTAGCTATTCTTCTATCCCCACCATCTACGAAGCATTGAAGAATGCTGGTATCAGCGCCGAAAACCTGGTATTGGGTATGGGTGGAGCACTGTTACAAAGAGTGAACAGAGATACACAGGAATACGCTTTAAAATGCGCTTACGCAGTGGTAAATGGGAAGGGCATCAATGTACAGAAAAACCCTTTGGAACTGGATGCTAACGGTAACACCCGTGTATCTTTCAAGAAATCCAAATCCGGCAAACAGGTATTAGTAAAAAAAGATGGCGCCTTTGTCACCATCCCCGAAAGTGAGTCTGCCGGCCTTAAAGATGAATTGGTTACCGTGTTTGAAAATGGAGAAATAAAAACTTCATATACATTTAACGATATCAAGACCAGAGCACAGATCTGACCTTTCATCTATTGTTTGTCTCTTCATACGGCCTGCGGCAATTCCTGAAATGCCCGCCGCAGGCCTCGTCCCTAGCAAAAAGAAACGCTTCTATACAGAGCTGGTACAACATCGCACCTAAGCCGGCTTTACAAATAGTTATACTCCAGCATGGAGGCGTTACTGCAAAAAAAGCCGGCTGTTGACCTTCTTAACACCCTCTCTCTTGCCTGTGTAAGAGGGAGGGTGTCTTGTGTAAATACTCACTGTTTTGTAATTTCCCACCATGTTTTTACTAATTCCGGGTAGACATCACCTATTGTCAGACTTTCAGTTCAAGTACCTGCACAGATTATTGCAGAACCAACTGGAAGGAGAGCAGGATGTTCAGGGCCAGGCTATGCCAGCTTCCGCTATCACAGCGGTTATATTTGCCGTTACTTCCGCCAATCACCTGGGTACAAAGCGTAACCCGGTTCCTTTCTATCTCCGCTCCATGATCATCCAGGAGTTTTCCAGTTACCTGGATATCCCAGTGTTTGTATATGGAATAGACGATGTGGGCGAGATCAATGACTTTGCAGGCTATACCCTCAAGAGTATCCGTCATAGCAGCGAAGGATTACACCAGCTCACGCCGGAAAATACCGTGGTCATTTGCAGTACGCCGGTAAAGGATATGTACACTTCTCTTGGGTACAAAGTATTGCCTGCGGAACTGGATATCACCACCGGCAACCTGGAACATCCGTTGCCGTGGGACATTGTTCGCCTCATAGCCCAATCTCCGGACTGGCAAAAGGATAGAACGGTATTGGATCTCATCCATCCTGCCTCTTTCAAGATCTGGAAGCAGTACAAGATAGGGGAGAAGGTGCAGCACATTCTCAAAGATCCTATCATCGGAGCGGATGGTGACCTCACCGCTACCCGCGATTACAACGCCTATGTAAAACAAATGGACGACATTGCTGCCCTGAAATACCAGGAGACAGCTCCCTATATACAACCCGGCAACATCGGTGATATTGGCTGTGCAGCCGGATCATGGATCAAAATGGGCTGCGAAGATGATCGCCTCCATGAATGTGATTTCTATGGTATCGAAGTGTCCCGTCATCTCTTTGAAATATGCTACCAGCGTAAACACAATGGCGATTTCGCGAATCCATCCGTCTTCTTCTCCCAGAAGAATGCAGTGACTAGTCTTGTCTTCGATGCAAGTAGTATGAATACCATTCATACCTCTTCGCTTACCCACGAAATTGCCTCTTATGGCAGTGAGCAGGACCTGCGTGATTTCATCGCCAACCGTTACCAGGAGCTGGCTCCCGGTGGTGTATGGATCAACAGGGATGTGGTAGGGCCTGAGAACAAAGACGAAATTGTGTTACTCTGGCTGGATCATACAGATGGTGAAAACAAACTTCCTGCACAAGGTATCACCGACAATCAGGAACTGGCTGCTGCATTGGAGAAACTCTCTACCCGGGCTAAGTTCATTCGCTTTGCCCAGGATTTCCGCCACCAGGAAGATTATAAACTGGCTTATGAATGGGTCACCATCGGTGGGCAAACCTATTGCCGCCTGCGTATGCAGGATGCCTGTGAGTTCCTCTTTACAAAAGATTATACTGATAACTGGTTGAGTGAAATGCACGAAACCTTCTGTTTCTGGAGTTTTGCGGACTGGCAAAAAGAGCTGGAAACTGCCGGCTTCAGAGTAGACAGATTGTCTAAGCCATATAGGAATGAATGGATTGTAGAAAACAGGTTGGAAGGGAAAACAAAACTTTTCAGGCAGGAAGAAGATCTTTTACAGGAGATACCTTTTCCTGTATCACATATGCTGCTCTTAGCAAGAAAATAATTTAAGCCGGCCGCAGGCTATCAACAAGCCTCCGCAAAAAAATCGCTTTCGCCGAAGGTAAAAGCATTTTTGGGACTAAAAACAAAAAGGCCGGAGTACGACTACTCCGGCCACTTCTTAAACCTACAACTGTTACACTGTGTTTGTAACGTATCTTAAATATCTTTTTTCTAATTCAATGATGCCTCCTCAATCTCTGCTGCATAAGGCGCCACCAGTCTTTGTCTGATCAGTCGCTTTGCAGAAGGCTTATTCCATCCAAACCTGTCCATAAAACCATCCACAATCTTGTACACAACCGGTACTACAATCAATGTCAGGAACATAGAACTGATCAGGCCTCCAATGATCACCCACGCCAAACCATTCTTCGTTGCAGATACCCCACCCGTTGCCAACGCAATCGGCAACATACCAATCACCATCGCAATCGTCGTCATCAGGATCGGACGCAGACGCGCATTGTTCGCATGAATCAGCGCCTCATTCGTAGACTGACCCTGCTCTTTCATCTGGTTCGTAA
This Chitinophaga sancti DNA region includes the following protein-coding sequences:
- a CDS encoding M20/M25/M40 family metallo-hydrolase; the encoded protein is MKHSIWLLALVLPSAQLTAQKKADRKTLGNLQTHISYLASDKLEGRLTGSPGEQLAASYISAQMKQAGLTPKGDNGYLQTFPVNEGKTIGPSSSLTINNNALTPVEQYIPLPFSAQKSAKGDVMPAVNEPDNIWLLNVKDIESDPHTDPLEIYHQAAAEAAKAGATGVVFYNGPEAAADVLKWLSKETTPLTIPVMWVTDGISKTMEHAEEVQVSMNVVFGASKRTGTNVIGFLDNKAPATIIIGAHFDHLGKGEDHNSLTPNDKSIHNGADDNASGTAALIELARLLKGAHFNKYNFLFTAFSGEELGLFGSKYLADHPPVQLESVDYMINMDMIGRLDTSKGLQVGGVGTSPVWPEVLKGVAPAGLKLTFDSSGTGPSDHTSFYLKNIPVLFFFTGSHADYHKPSDDADRINYNGEVVVLKMVYDIVEKTNGMTKLAFTKTKDKQMGTSARFSVTLGIMPDYTWQKNGVHVDAVTEGKTAYKAGLAVNDIIIKLGNHTVANLEDYMQALASFKKGDKTTVWVKRGAQEKKFDIQF
- a CDS encoding NUDIX hydrolase, which encodes MGPRQDIRLCVDAVVFGYTAKGSISVLLIKRTIDPFIHDWALPGGFVLNGETLEDAVTRELLTEAGVHINYLEQLYTFGRPERDPRGRIISIAFFGLVNPTNFKLAASSDAEDARWFDIKHLPALAFDHGEIVSTAVKRLRNKIRYEPIGFELLDKKFPISDLEKLYETVLDRPIDRRNFQKKMNHFGILMEHNEKLKHPSAGRPAKLYSFNEERYFQLKQEGIMFEI
- a CDS encoding NUDIX domain-containing protein, yielding MTTLKPTGVIIARFQTPSLHEGHLELIRQVKQKHNRLIIVLGVSPVKGSRKHPLDYYTRERMIKQLFSDIIILPLSDQADDKVWSSKLDELLSTNFPHESFVLYGSRDSFIPYYGGRYPTNDLPPVKDYNATALREAVSDKVFDTEEFRAGIIYNTYNQFPKVYPTVDIAVFRHNRTELLLGRKPAEHAWRLPGGFTDPEDQNFDAAARRELQEECGQLETSPMQYELSMQMDDWRYRSEVDKIITTLFSTDLIFGEPIAADDIAALRWVPVNKLSEMIANGDIQPVHIPLLEKLADKYSANA
- a CDS encoding nicotinate phosphoribosyltransferase — translated: MTKENLILLADAYKYSHHKLYIPGTEYIYSYLESRGGKFNETVFYGLQYLLMEYLQGVVITKEKIDEAEIELNEVFGRNDIFDRTKFEYIIEQHGGRLPIRIKAVPEGTVTATHNVLMTIENTDPNCFWLTNFLETLLMQVWYPSTVATMSREIKKVVKKYYDETASPASFAGIDFVLNDFGFRGASSVESAGWGGSAHLINFAGSDTIIGSTFAKRYYKAPTAPGLSIPATEHSIMTLLGEPGEKEIFKHVLDSFPIGTIACVSDSYNIIRACEEYWGTELKEQILQREGTLVIRPDSGDAVATLLKVFEVLTEKFGYTINEKGYKVLPPQVRVIQGDGISYSSIPTIYEALKNAGISAENLVLGMGGALLQRVNRDTQEYALKCAYAVVNGKGINVQKNPLELDANGNTRVSFKKSKSGKQVLVKKDGAFVTIPESESAGLKDELVTVFENGEIKTSYTFNDIKTRAQI
- a CDS encoding transferase, encoding MFLLIPGRHHLLSDFQFKYLHRLLQNQLEGEQDVQGQAMPASAITAVIFAVTSANHLGTKRNPVPFYLRSMIIQEFSSYLDIPVFVYGIDDVGEINDFAGYTLKSIRHSSEGLHQLTPENTVVICSTPVKDMYTSLGYKVLPAELDITTGNLEHPLPWDIVRLIAQSPDWQKDRTVLDLIHPASFKIWKQYKIGEKVQHILKDPIIGADGDLTATRDYNAYVKQMDDIAALKYQETAPYIQPGNIGDIGCAAGSWIKMGCEDDRLHECDFYGIEVSRHLFEICYQRKHNGDFANPSVFFSQKNAVTSLVFDASSMNTIHTSSLTHEIASYGSEQDLRDFIANRYQELAPGGVWINRDVVGPENKDEIVLLWLDHTDGENKLPAQGITDNQELAAALEKLSTRAKFIRFAQDFRHQEDYKLAYEWVTIGGQTYCRLRMQDACEFLFTKDYTDNWLSEMHETFCFWSFADWQKELETAGFRVDRLSKPYRNEWIVENRLEGKTKLFRQEEDLLQEIPFPVSHMLLLARK